From a region of the Bradyrhizobium sp. KBS0727 genome:
- a CDS encoding SDR family NAD(P)-dependent oxidoreductase: MSGKSLAGRKALVTGGARGIGAAIAQALARAGASIMIADILDDAGKASAAAIAKEGVATGFVQLDVSDDAQWERAVAATVSTLGGYDILINNAGIEITSLVSEVRAEDVRRMCDVNIVGTVLGMKHAFRAMRPGGAAGKGGAVVNIASVAATIAFPSIAVYSGTKSAVDRMTRVAAMEAGKLGFGVRVNCIYPGLIPTDMGMQLANDIVKVGLAPDVNAAVGSVVEQTPLGRLAEVSDIGDAAVFLCSNDARFITGIGLPVDGGMGM, encoded by the coding sequence ATGAGTGGGAAGAGCCTTGCAGGCAGGAAAGCCCTGGTCACCGGTGGCGCCCGAGGGATTGGCGCTGCGATTGCACAGGCGCTGGCACGGGCCGGCGCCTCGATCATGATCGCCGACATCCTGGACGACGCCGGCAAGGCCAGCGCTGCGGCCATCGCCAAGGAAGGTGTCGCGACAGGATTCGTCCAACTCGACGTCAGCGATGACGCGCAATGGGAGAGGGCCGTGGCCGCGACGGTCTCCACGCTCGGCGGCTACGACATCCTCATCAACAACGCCGGCATCGAGATCACCTCTCTGGTCAGCGAAGTCAGGGCCGAGGACGTGCGGCGGATGTGCGACGTCAACATCGTCGGCACCGTGCTCGGCATGAAGCACGCATTCCGCGCGATGCGGCCCGGCGGCGCTGCGGGCAAGGGCGGCGCGGTCGTCAACATCGCCTCCGTCGCGGCAACGATCGCCTTCCCGAGCATCGCGGTCTATTCGGGCACCAAATCCGCGGTCGACCGCATGACGCGGGTCGCGGCGATGGAAGCCGGCAAGCTCGGCTTCGGCGTGCGCGTCAACTGCATCTATCCGGGCCTGATACCGACCGACATGGGCATGCAGCTCGCCAATGACATCGTCAAGGTCGGGCTCGCACCTGACGTCAACGCAGCGGTGGGTTCGGTGGTGGAGCAAACCCCGCTCGGCCGCCTGGCTGAGGTCAGCGACATCGGCGATGCCGCGGTGTTCCTGTGCTCGAACGATGCACGCTTCATCACCGGCATTGGACTGCCGGTCGACGGCGGCATGGGCATGTAA
- a CDS encoding TetR/AcrR family transcriptional regulator, with translation MARQVTGAAQRVAVAAEALRDEKFNARRIELAEAALETLGELGFARTSLREIAQNSAFTHGVFHYYFSDKLDLICCCVRHYKAKCVTRYDEVVTTAKSRDELTEGFLAKLAATLQNEARMHRLWYDLRSQAMFEAAFRKDVLEIDKSLEAMIWRIASRYAELGGKQPASSPAALYALLDGLFQSALLKHLAGDDTAVPDLLDEVRRLLPTIC, from the coding sequence ATGGCGCGGCAGGTGACGGGGGCGGCCCAACGGGTCGCGGTGGCGGCCGAGGCACTGCGCGACGAGAAATTCAACGCGCGGCGGATCGAGCTTGCCGAGGCTGCGCTGGAAACACTCGGAGAGCTTGGCTTCGCACGCACCAGCCTGCGCGAGATCGCGCAGAATTCCGCGTTCACGCACGGCGTCTTTCACTACTATTTCAGCGACAAGCTCGACCTGATCTGCTGCTGCGTCCGCCACTACAAGGCCAAATGCGTGACCCGATATGACGAAGTGGTCACGACTGCAAAGAGCCGCGACGAATTGACCGAGGGCTTCCTTGCCAAGCTTGCGGCGACGCTACAGAACGAAGCCCGCATGCACCGGCTTTGGTACGACCTGCGTTCTCAGGCGATGTTCGAGGCCGCGTTTCGCAAGGACGTGCTCGAGATCGACAAGAGCCTGGAAGCGATGATCTGGCGCATCGCCTCCCGCTATGCCGAGCTCGGCGGCAAACAGCCGGCGTCGTCCCCGGCCGCGCTCTATGCACTGCTCGACGGCCTGTTTCAGAGCGCGTTGCTCAAGCACCTCGCAGGCGACGACACAGCGGTCCCCGAC